The Amycolatopsis jiangsuensis nucleotide sequence TGGCGATCACCTTCCGGTTGTTCGCGCGATACGGGTTCGACGAGGGCATCGCCGGGCACGTGACCGCCCGCGACCCGGAGTTCCCCGACCGGTTCTGGGTGAACCCCTACGCGGTCCACTTCTCCCGCATCACGGTCGACGATCTGCTGCAGATCGACGAAGAGGGCCACGTCGTCGAAGGAACGGCGCGGACCAACAAAGCGGCCTTCTGGATCCACTCCTCGATCCACCGCGCCCGTCCCGACGTCGTCGCGGTCGCGCACGCGCACACCATCCACGGCCGCGCCTTCTCCGCGCTGAGCAAACCACTCGCACCGATCGTCCAGGAATCCTGCGCCTTCCACGAGGACCACATCGTCTTCGACGAGTACAAAGGCCTCGTCCTGGAAAAGAGCGAGGGTGAACGGATCGCGCAGCGCCTCGGCGACAAGCGCGCGGCGATCCTGCGTCACCACGGCCTGCTGACCGTCGGACGTTCCGTGGCCGAGACCGCGTGGTGGTTCATCACCATGGACCGCGCCTGCCAGATGCAGCTGCTCGCCGACGCCGCCGGCACCCCTCGCGTGATGAGCGATGACGAGGTCCGGCTGGCGCACCGTCAGTTCAGCAACGCGAACATGGCCCGGCACAACTTCGGCCTGCTCGCCGACCTGGTCACCGACCAGGAACCCGACGTACTCGGCTGAGCACACGACATCCACGGTGCCGCGGTCGTCGAAACGGCACGCTTCAGGACAACGGCGGCCAGCTCGCTGCCCAGGGTGCGGCGGCCTCGAACGCCGCCGAGGCACGCAGCACCTCGGCATCGGCGAGGTGCCGGCCCGCGATCTGCGGTCCCACCGGCATTCCGTCGGCGGTGAACGGCGGCACCGCCAGCGTCGGCGTGATGAGCAGATCGTATTCGGCCATGAACTGCCACATCTCGTAGGATTCCAGCAGAGCGCGCATTCCGGCGAGATCGGTATCGGCCATCACCACCGTCCAGAACGTGTCGAACGGATCGACCCAGCCCGGATGCGCCTGCTCGACCGGGCAGCCGAGGTCGCGTTCGAAGACCGTGGCCGCCTTGGTCACGAATCTCCCGGACCAGCTGGCTCCGATGGCCTCGTTCCTGTCCAACGGGCACACCGAACTCCCGGTCCGCCTGGGACCGGACACCCGGGCGCCGCGCTAAGCGGGGCCGGCCGAACGCGCGGACACCGTCGTCACCGCGGCCAGTACGGCGACCGCAGCGGCGGCGATGACCAGGACGACGGAACCGGGAACGACGTGGTTCACCGCCGTGAACAGGTAGGGCACCGCGAAGCCCGCGTAGGCGAAGCAGTAGAAGACCGCGGTCGCGGTCGCGAGGTCGTCGGCCTCGGCGAGCGCTTCGATCCCGCTGAGACCGCCCACGAGCAGCATGCCGTATCCGGCGCCGAGCAGAATCGCGGTGGGGACCACGAGAATGACGAGCTGCACAGCGGCGGCGAGCGCGGCGAGCACCAGGCCGCCGACGACCACCACCAGTCCCACGGTCAGGACCGAGCCGGCGCGTTTCCGCTCCAGCACCCGCGCCAGCGGCTGGACCAGGACACCGGTGCCCAGGGTGAGCCCGGCGATGGCGCCGCCGGCCGCCACCGGCGCCCCCGGTACCGGCAGCAGTGCGGGCATGATCGCGAAGCTCGTGGTCGCCGCTCCGAAGATCAGCGGTGCGCTCGGCGCGATCCGCCACCGGAACTCCCGCGTCGCCAGCGCGCGCCGGAGTTCGCGGCGACGGACCGTGCCCGGCACGTCGCGTTCGCGCACGGTCTCCGGCACCCGCCACACCAGCACGCCGACGACGGCGGTGACAGCCACGTGCACGACGTAGGGCGTGACCGCCGGAGCAGGCAGCCACTGCGCGAGCACACCGGCCACGAGAGGTCCGCCGCCGAAGCCCGCGCTCAACGACATCGCGGCCCGGCGGGCACCCGCACCCGCGCCCGCCCCGGCGGAAAGTTCTTTGATCCACGCACTTCCCGGGCCGAACGCCGCGCCGGAGGCGATCCCCGCGGCCAGCCGCCCGGCGAACAGCAGCCCGATCGAATGCGCGCCGGAGAGCAGGATGACCGACGCGGCCGCCGAAAGCGCCAGCACGGGCAGCATCACGCGGCGGCGGCCCAGCCGGTCGGACACCGACGCCCCGGCGAACAGCGCGGGAACCAGGCCGACGACGTACGCGCCGAAGATCGCCGTCACGACCGCGGGCGAGAGGTGCTCCTGGTCCCGGTACACGATCAGCAGCGGAGAGAACTGGTTCGCGCCCCAGCCGACCACCAGTACGGCCGCGCCCGCTCGGAGCCACGGCCTCATGCTCGATCCCCGCAGGGGTCCGCGTGCCGTCTACCGCCTCGAAAAGGAGTCACTCCGCGGGATCGTATCCCCGTCGCCGCGTCCGCCGTCCGGACGGGGACGCCGGGATCGGCAGCGCAGGCCGGTCGCCGCCGCGCCGGAGCCAGAACAGGCACAGGGTCCGGCCGGATGGAATTCCGGGCTGGTCCCTCACGGAACTCGTGGAGGCGGCCACCCGCGCCGGAAAACCGACACCGATCGATCGGCTGTCCCGGTCCCGGGGCCGGACGCAGGAAGCCCGCGCGCGACTGGTGTACGGCGAGTGGCTGCGCCGGGAAGGACGGCGAGTCGACGCGAGGGTGCAGCTGCGGGCAGCGCAGGAGTCGTTCGCGGAGATGGGCGCGCACGCCTTCGCCGAGCGCGCGTCGCGCGAACTGCTCGCGACCGGCGAACGAGCACGGCGGCGCGTTCCCGAGACCAGCTCCCAGCTCACCCCGCAGGAGAGCCGGATCGCGGTGCTCGCCCGCGACGGCCGGTCCAACCCCGAGATCGGGACCGCCCTGTCGATCAGCCCGCGCACCGTCGAGTACCACCTGCACAAGGTGTTCACCAAGCTCGACATCGCTTCCCGGACCGAACTGCACCTGGTGCTCTCGGCGGCCCGGACGCGCTGAGAGTGCCCGTCGGGGCACTAGGATCACCCGGATGGCAGCAGTGGACGACATCGACCTGCGGGTGAGCGAACGGCTTCGCGAGCTGCGTGACGAGCGCGGCATCACGCTCGCCGCGCTCGCCGGGCAGACCGGGATCTCCGCGCCGCACCTGTCCCGTCTGGAAAAGGGCGAACGGCAGCCCTCGATCGGCGCGCTCCTGCAGCTGGCCCGGGTCTACGGCGTTTCGGTCAGCCGGCTGGTCGAGGAGCGCGACGAGGACGATCTGCACCTCGTCCGGGCCGGCGAAGCACCGGTGCACGTCGGACAGGACGGCCGCTACACGGTGCTGAGCGGCCCGCGTGCCGCGATTTCCGTGGTACGCATCGAACTCGCGGCAGGCAAACCGACCACAGCGGCCGAACACGTCGGTGAGGAATGGCTGCACGTCGTGTCGGGCACCGTGCGGCTGACCCTCGACGACCGCAAGGAAACACTGGAGACCGGCGACTCCGCGCATTTCGACTCGGCCCGGCCGCACCGGCTCACCGCCGCGCGGCGAAGGTCGGCGACCGTGCTGATCGTTTCCAGCGCGGCCACCGTACCCATGCGCCATCCGGTCCCGCGCTGAGCGCCGCCGGTCCGCCTTGCACCCGGCTCCGGTGGCGGATCATCCCGCCCCGGCGGCGGGCCTCACAGCAACGCCAGCCGGCCGAGCAGAGTCTCCGCCTGGCTGATTTCGGTGCTCAGCGGATGGTCCGCCATGGTGTGCGGGAGAACCGACGACGCGAGCTGGAACGCCTCACGCAGCGGGGTGTCCGGCAACGGCGCGTCCGCGAGACGCAACGCGCGCGTCGCGCCGAGCAGTTCGCAGGCCAGCACCGTGCGGTAGGCGGCCGTCGCGGCGACCGTGCTGCGCACGGCGTGCGTGGAAAAGCTGGCGTGATCCTCCAAACCACGCGAGATCACCGCGGTCCCGAGAGTCACCGGGGAGGCCGCGTGACGCAGCGTGCCGAGGGCGTCGTGGGCGACGTACTCGAGGATCATGATTCCCGAACTGCCTGCCGGGCCTTCGGCGAGGAACGGCGGGAGGCCACTGAGATCGGGTTCGACCAGGTCGCTCAACCGCGCGGCGGACAGCTCCGCCACGTGGTGCAGCGCGGCCCGCATGTGGTCGAAAGCGAGCGCCACGTGTGCGGTGGAGAACTGGCCGTGGTGGTAGGCCTGCTCGGTCTCGATGTCGATGAACGGATTTTCCGCCGCCGCGTTGAGGTCGATGTCCAGTACGCGCTCCACGTTCGCCGCGGCTTCCAGCGCCGTGCCCTGCACCTGCGGGAAAGCCCGGAGCCCGAACGGGTCCTGCAGCCTGCGGCCCGGCGGCAGGTCGTCGGCCGCGGTCAGCAGCCGGCGCAGCTGCGCGGCACAGCGCACCGCGCCCGGATGCGGCCGGGCCTGGTGCACGCGTTCGGAGAACGCCTCGGCCGAACCGCCGAGAGCACAGAAAGTCAGCGCTGTCACCACGGTGCTGGCGTCGAGCAGCCGGGTCAGGTCCCGCCACGCGAGCACGGCCTGGCCGAGCGTCGCGGCGTTGCTGGAGATGAACGCGAGCGCGTCGCCCGGGCTGATCGCGACGGGATCGAGCGCACCGGCCGCCCAGGGCAGCTCACCCGCCAGGGTCAGCGCGACCTCGGCGAGCGAGGTGAGATCACCGGTCCCGATCGCCCCGCGTGAGTGCACGAGCGGCTGCGCGCCGACGCGCAATGCGGTTTCCAGTGCCCGCAGCAGGCGCGGGTGCACTCCGCTGCCCGACGCGGCGAGCTGGTTCAGCCGCACGAGCATCGCCGCACGCACCGCGTCGCCGGACAACGGCTCGCCGGTGCCGCCGGCATGGCTGCGCAGCAACCGCAGCCCGTGCTGGTCGACCGATTCCGGATCCACCACGGTGTGGCGGTTGGCACCCACTCCCGTCGTCCGGCCGTAGACGGCGCGTTTCGCGCCCAGTTCGACGGCGAGTTCGTAACTCTGCCCGGCCCGGGCGATGGCGTCCGGAGCGAGTTCGGCCCACGCACTGAGGCGGGCCACCCGCACGACGTCGGCGCACCGGAGCCCGGCGCCACTGATCTCGATTCGGCTGCTGTCGGTCATCACGACCCCACTTGACAAGTTTTCATTCACTCTTATGGTGACATGAAACTATTCATTCGCCCAGTGGGCAAGACGGCGGGAGGTCCGATGCCCCGGCCGCTGCACGATCTGCTGACCGCGCACCGGCTCACCCCGGCGCAGCGGCGGATCGCCAGCTACCTCGCCGACCACGCCGCCGACGCCGCGGCGCTGACCAGTGCCGAGCTGGCCCAGTACGCCGAGGTGAGCCAGCCGTCGGTGACCCGGTTCGTCGCCCTGCTCGGTTTCGACGGCTACGGCGAGTTCCGCCGGTACCTGCGCGAGGCACCCACCGAACCGCCGGCCGAGAGCGGGAACAAGTTCCAGGCCGCGATCGACGCCGATCTGCGCACGCTCAAAGCACTGCGGTCCCAGCTCGCCGACGAGACCCGGCTGCGTACCATCGCCGCGGCGCTGATGGCCGGCGAGCCGCTGATCGTCGCCGGCTACCGGGTGTCCGCCGCGCAGGCCGCATCGTTCGCCTACCTGGCCAGGAAAATCCACCCGGACGTCCGCCTCGTCACCGACGCCGGCAGCGTCTTCGGGGACGCCCTGCGCCACGCCCACCGGCGTGGCGCCGGGGTGATGGTCCTGTTCGCGCTCCCCCGTTACCCACGGGAGAGCGCCGAAGCACTCACGCAGGCCCGGGCACTCGGGCTGCGCACCCTGCTGATCACGGACCGCCCGGTGTCCGTGCTGACCCCGTTCGCCGACGACGTGCTCGGGGCGGGTGTGGCCTCGGAGTTCGTCTTCGACTCCCACGCCGCGGTCGTGTCCCTGTCGGTGGCGCTGGTCGAGGCGATGGCCGACGCGGCCGGCGCGCTCGCCCGGCAACGACTGGAAGGTTTCGAAGACTATGCCGCAGACCAGGGCCTCTTCCTCGCCGAGTGAGACGGCCTTCGACGACGTCCCGCTCAACCGGTTCCACCTGCGCATCACCGGCCTGACCTTCTGCGCCAACTTCTCCGACGGGTACGAGCTGGGCATCATCAGCATCGCGCTGCCGGTGATCGCCGGCCGGCTCGGGTTCGGCTCGGTGTGGGAGGGGCTGCTCGGTGCGTCCGCGCTGATCGGCATCTTCCTCGGCAGCGTGCTGGTCGGCTGGGCCGCGGACAAGATCGGCCGGCAACGGCTCTACACACTGGACTTCCTGCTGATCGCGGTCGCGTCCGCGGCGGAGTTCTTCGTGGCCGATCCGGTGCAGTTGTTCTTACTGCGCCTGCTGATCGGCATCGGGATCGGCGCCGACTACGCGCTCGGGCCCACGCTGGTGGCCGAGTTCGTGCCGCGCAAGTACCGGGGCGGTCTGCTCGCCTCGCTGACCGTGCTGTGGACCGTCGGCTACGTCGCGGCCTTCTTCTTCGGCAACTACGTGGTGGACCTCGGGGACGATTCCTGGCGCTGGCTGCTGGCCAGCAGCTGCCTCCCGGCCGTCGCGGTCGTGCTGCTGCGCATCGGCGTCCCGGAATCCCCGCGGTGGCTGCTCACCCGCGGCAAACTCGATCAGGCCCGCGCCGT carries:
- a CDS encoding helix-turn-helix transcriptional regulator; amino-acid sequence: MYGEWLRREGRRVDARVQLRAAQESFAEMGAHAFAERASRELLATGERARRRVPETSSQLTPQESRIAVLARDGRSNPEIGTALSISPRTVEYHLHKVFTKLDIASRTELHLVLSAARTR
- a CDS encoding helix-turn-helix domain-containing protein, which gives rise to MAAVDDIDLRVSERLRELRDERGITLAALAGQTGISAPHLSRLEKGERQPSIGALLQLARVYGVSVSRLVEERDEDDLHLVRAGEAPVHVGQDGRYTVLSGPRAAISVVRIELAAGKPTTAAEHVGEEWLHVVSGTVRLTLDDRKETLETGDSAHFDSARPHRLTAARRRSATVLIVSSAATVPMRHPVPR
- a CDS encoding MurR/RpiR family transcriptional regulator, producing the protein MPRPLHDLLTAHRLTPAQRRIASYLADHAADAAALTSAELAQYAEVSQPSVTRFVALLGFDGYGEFRRYLREAPTEPPAESGNKFQAAIDADLRTLKALRSQLADETRLRTIAAALMAGEPLIVAGYRVSAAQAASFAYLARKIHPDVRLVTDAGSVFGDALRHAHRRGAGVMVLFALPRYPRESAEALTQARALGLRTLLITDRPVSVLTPFADDVLGAGVASEFVFDSHAAVVSLSVALVEAMADAAGALARQRLEGFEDYAADQGLFLAE
- a CDS encoding class II aldolase/adducin family protein; amino-acid sequence: MTPPQAETAVPDIPQLDIPELAESAGSFEEERERRKRELAITFRLFARYGFDEGIAGHVTARDPEFPDRFWVNPYAVHFSRITVDDLLQIDEEGHVVEGTARTNKAAFWIHSSIHRARPDVVAVAHAHTIHGRAFSALSKPLAPIVQESCAFHEDHIVFDEYKGLVLEKSEGERIAQRLGDKRAAILRHHGLLTVGRSVAETAWWFITMDRACQMQLLADAAGTPRVMSDDEVRLAHRQFSNANMARHNFGLLADLVTDQEPDVLG
- a CDS encoding aromatic amino acid ammonia-lyase, producing the protein MTDSSRIEISGAGLRCADVVRVARLSAWAELAPDAIARAGQSYELAVELGAKRAVYGRTTGVGANRHTVVDPESVDQHGLRLLRSHAGGTGEPLSGDAVRAAMLVRLNQLAASGSGVHPRLLRALETALRVGAQPLVHSRGAIGTGDLTSLAEVALTLAGELPWAAGALDPVAISPGDALAFISSNAATLGQAVLAWRDLTRLLDASTVVTALTFCALGGSAEAFSERVHQARPHPGAVRCAAQLRRLLTAADDLPPGRRLQDPFGLRAFPQVQGTALEAAANVERVLDIDLNAAAENPFIDIETEQAYHHGQFSTAHVALAFDHMRAALHHVAELSAARLSDLVEPDLSGLPPFLAEGPAGSSGIMILEYVAHDALGTLRHAASPVTLGTAVISRGLEDHASFSTHAVRSTVAATAAYRTVLACELLGATRALRLADAPLPDTPLREAFQLASSVLPHTMADHPLSTEISQAETLLGRLALL
- a CDS encoding MFS transporter, which gives rise to MRPWLRAGAAVLVVGWGANQFSPLLIVYRDQEHLSPAVVTAIFGAYVVGLVPALFAGASVSDRLGRRRVMLPVLALSAAASVILLSGAHSIGLLFAGRLAAGIASGAAFGPGSAWIKELSAGAGAGAGARRAAMSLSAGFGGGPLVAGVLAQWLPAPAVTPYVVHVAVTAVVGVLVWRVPETVRERDVPGTVRRRELRRALATREFRWRIAPSAPLIFGAATTSFAIMPALLPVPGAPVAAGGAIAGLTLGTGVLVQPLARVLERKRAGSVLTVGLVVVVGGLVLAALAAAVQLVILVVPTAILLGAGYGMLLVGGLSGIEALAEADDLATATAVFYCFAYAGFAVPYLFTAVNHVVPGSVVLVIAAAAVAVLAAVTTVSARSAGPA